The Candidatus Omnitrophota bacterium genomic sequence GCGCGGTTTTCGGAAGCCTTATTGAATTCCAGTTCGCATTGGCGCAGCCCGGAAAGATTTGAGGCGTTGAATCGGATAACGCCGGAATACTGGGATGTAAAGAAGGGGCTGATGAATTCCTCCATCGAAGAGGGAATGCTCGGCCCGACGATCAAGCGTTGCTGGGGAGCATTAAGGCTTACGCCCGTCCAACCCAGCAAAAGAGACCAGGCGCCCATATCGCTATAGGCATGAAGGCCGCCGTCCGGCGCCTCCAGCAGGCGAAGAGCCGCGTCGGGATAGCCGAAACGGGCGAGAGAATAGGGCGCGAACGATTTGGCGAAAAGAGAGAGAACGCCGGATAGCTTACCGGAGAAGTTGGAATCGGCGATTGCGCCCGATGTAATGCGTCCGGCTAAAGTTTTCATAGCCTGGGCGACGATATCGTCTCCCAGAGGGGATTTCCATCCCAAGCGAAGAGCGCCGCTGGTTCCGGGCATGGCGCCGGGGAGCAGAGCGGTTCCTTCGGCAGACAGCGGCTGGTTGGGATTGAAGAAAGCGTTGAAATAGCGGCCATTCCACAACTGGCTCATCATATTTTGCGCGGCGGATTTTCTCAGCTCGCTGCAATACGATTGCATCTCCAAATCGCCGTAACCAACGGCGATCTCCTCGCCGACGCGCAAGGCTTGCAGCCAAAGGTCGGCGGAAAACGACGAGGCGATTCCTTCGCCGCATCCGGGCCAAAGGGAATGGCCGTCGGGAATAGCGTCGCCGTTAGCGTCTTTTTGCATAAGCCAAAGAAGCGATTCGCGGATGCCGGGCTTCATTTCTTCCAGAAATTTGGCGTCGTCCATCCACAAAGCGTATTCGTAAAGCATGGGAATCATAGCCGCCGCCGAATCGGGCCGCCCCAAAAATCCGCCGGAACCTTCATTCTTGCCGATAGTGGAATAGAGGCTCCCCGCCGAGATGGGAATTTCGCCACCTTCTAAACGCGCTCCGGCGAACAAACGCAGTTCCGATTGCAAGAGGCTGGGATAAAGTTGCAGCAAAAAAGGAAACGCCGCCAGCAATTCTTCCGGCGAGCCGAGATAGCCGGGATTATCCGGGTCCTGCGTGAGAAGCGAGAATGTACCATCCTTAAGAAATACGGCGTTGGCCGCCAGCGCTCCCATACCGTTGAAGAGGCGGTCTACGAAACTCGGCGGCAGAGACGATTGACGAAATGGGCGTTTCCATACTTCCCAGCTTTGCAACAATTCAGGACAACGTTTGCCGAGAACGTCGGCAACCTCGCGCATGGAACTCCACTGATTGGCGTAATAAGCGCTGTAATGGGAGCCATCGCTTCCAACGAGTTCGGGCGTATGCCATATAAGAAAGAATGCAATAACCGCTTCTTCGCCGGGCGCGAGAGTCTTGCGGGCCGCCGCCGCCGCCGCTGGACGGAAGCGGCTGCCTTCAACTATTTGCGAGGCAGACGTTTTTTTCTCGGAAAACAATCCTTGGCCGCTGAAGGAATTCCAGAACGTTTGCGGAGTCTTCTCAGGCTCCCATAAGGGAAGGAAGCTCAATTCGGCTCCTTTTTCTTCTTGAACAAATAAGCCATATTCGCCCATCGCGCTGCGGATGCGGTCCTCTTTGGAATCGGCTTGGAATTGAAGGCCAATTCCCTGAAGCGATCCCCGTTTCAAAACAGAATGAATGCACTCGCCCGATTCGTCGATAGGGTTGTTTGGGGAGCCGCCGACGCCCAGGAGATTGCTCCAAGACATAGCCAGGGCAACGGTGGTTTTTTCTTGGGATTCATTGCGAATGGAGAACTGAAACACGGCGGCGGGGAAACAGGCGTTTTGTTCGTCGCCGGGAATCAAGGGAGTAAAAGCGCGCAAGCGGACGCGGAACGGAAGAGCGGGATCGTCGTATTGCGCCGCCATTTCGGGGTAACCGCCTTCGATTTTCACCGATTGAACCGCGTGGGGATCGGAAGCGTCCTGGAAAAGTTTTGTGGCGAAAGTTCCCGAAGAATTAGAGATATAGACGGCGGCGAAGCATCCCAGCGGAGCATCGAGAGGCCGGTGGGGATTGTTGTTGATCGTAATGCGGCCCAGGCGTCCATCGGGCGCGATTTCAATCTTCCCCGCGCCGATTCCGCCAAAAGGAACGCCGGAAACCGCCGCCGCATCGGACGAGGCCTCAGCAAACAAAGATAGATTGGACATGGAGAGAATAAATAAGAGGAGGATAAAAATCGTTTTTTGATGACGCATATTCATAAAACCTTATAGATAAGAATGCAATAAGAAGGAAGGTAGCATGAGCCGCTGGAATTGACTGCATTGGATAGCGCGTAGAATCAAGCCGAATCGGCCTTATTGTAACGAACCATGCATTCTTTCCGTTCGAAGCTGAATTTTTCGTATAATCCGTGGGCGTCTTTCGTAGCCAATAGATTGATTTTGACGTGCATAGAATCATGTTCAAGCGCGCATTGAACCAGCCATTTTCCTAAACCGCCGCCGCGAAAATCCGGATCAACGAACACGTCGCATAGCCAGGCGAATACGGCGCAGTCGCTGACGATGCGGGCGAATCCGATGGGCCTCTCTCCTTTAAACAGCGTAAGAAAGAAAGAATTTTCAATAGATTTTTCGATGAGGGCTTTGGGGCGTTCTTTCGCCCAGTAAGTTGTTTGC encodes the following:
- a CDS encoding GH116 family glycosyl-hydrolase, with amino-acid sequence MRHQKTIFILLLFILSMSNLSLFAEASSDAAAVSGVPFGGIGAGKIEIAPDGRLGRITINNNPHRPLDAPLGCFAAVYISNSSGTFATKLFQDASDPHAVQSVKIEGGYPEMAAQYDDPALPFRVRLRAFTPLIPGDEQNACFPAAVFQFSIRNESQEKTTVALAMSWSNLLGVGGSPNNPIDESGECIHSVLKRGSLQGIGLQFQADSKEDRIRSAMGEYGLFVQEEKGAELSFLPLWEPEKTPQTFWNSFSGQGLFSEKKTSASQIVEGSRFRPAAAAAARKTLAPGEEAVIAFFLIWHTPELVGSDGSHYSAYYANQWSSMREVADVLGKRCPELLQSWEVWKRPFRQSSLPPSFVDRLFNGMGALAANAVFLKDGTFSLLTQDPDNPGYLGSPEELLAAFPFLLQLYPSLLQSELRLFAGARLEGGEIPISAGSLYSTIGKNEGSGGFLGRPDSAAAMIPMLYEYALWMDDAKFLEEMKPGIRESLLWLMQKDANGDAIPDGHSLWPGCGEGIASSFSADLWLQALRVGEEIAVGYGDLEMQSYCSELRKSAAQNMMSQLWNGRYFNAFFNPNQPLSAEGTALLPGAMPGTSGALRLGWKSPLGDDIVAQAMKTLAGRITSGAIADSNFSGKLSGVLSLFAKSFAPYSLARFGYPDAALRLLEAPDGGLHAYSDMGAWSLLLGWTGVSLNAPQQRLIVGPSIPSSMEEFISPFFTSQYSGVIRFNASNLSGLRQCELEFNKASENRAAVLKQIAFNPASSNDMGIDAMNVLYNGESVAGQDFASERLRIFTFQKPLKIQRGDRLTLLLPGGENVRILVDMENKKLYNLGAKCQWEKLSGPSSGFSFQVNNLLPERQQISFELINQGNKSNLLFANGKQASSPSSGFASFPVLLPPAAIREESLKKLEHVRWACGKVVQSLGPHDVREEIKKRLWDLQETVNRALSIDAAMRGVRVDVIPADSPNPSPNFTPPELKDNSYKEIDRAAEEAAKFYADLDRLCQDPVLASQLAGFFTPILYTASTGAISQVSVPFSVDVQILNPLKVPLLVNRIALNLPDGWSARTDDDLKLDDRESPQSKRSLRFSVTPTDSLWQKRFNLSAAFSGVWENLPFRREIAFPAGHDFIRQWLIVGPFPNPKGEGFNSILKPETNVKPKEEYEGIGKTVKWEAHEFPSGYVDFDSILKPNDNAMAYAYVGVYSPRQRQVRFEFGCGGDVKIFMNYRLLFQKRGLHKSQPSGEIRPTELFQGWNHLVVKVSESMGPWGFYFEIADPEGAPLPDLRYALDRAE
- a CDS encoding GNAT family N-acetyltransferase: MKWIKEDYWITDDKDRVDLDYIAASLQTTYWAKERPKALIEKSIENSFFLTLFKGERPIGFARIVSDCAVFAWLCDVFVDPDFRGGGLGKWLVQCALEHDSMHVKINLLATKDAHGLYEKFSFERKECMVRYNKADSA